One window of uncultured Trichococcus sp. genomic DNA carries:
- a CDS encoding YibE/F family protein, with protein sequence MSVQLVLALLLLLLMGVVGGRRGISSFLSLFFNFAVLYVLVLLLINGFSAIFVTLLACAVVSYINLFYINGVNVKTKAAFIATIVTTFFLLLLIIVVHRFAMVQGFGPEEVEEYTTLSFFVNVDFVQIGICTMITGTIAAITDTAISISSSLHEVHHRNPQLGEKELFRSGMTIGKDIIGTTTNTLYFSFIGGYLALFLWFRDLSYSFGEALNAKVLVSEVLSMFVIGIGVTGIIPLTAWVTARMLLNKSSGV encoded by the coding sequence ATGAGCGTGCAACTGGTATTGGCATTGTTGCTTTTGCTGCTGATGGGGGTGGTGGGCGGCAGACGTGGTATTTCTTCGTTCCTGTCGTTGTTTTTCAATTTTGCGGTCCTCTATGTATTGGTGCTGCTGTTGATCAATGGCTTTTCTGCAATTTTTGTGACCCTGCTGGCGTGTGCGGTGGTCAGTTACATCAATTTGTTTTACATAAACGGCGTGAACGTCAAGACCAAGGCGGCTTTTATCGCCACGATCGTCACAACGTTCTTCTTGCTCTTGTTGATTATTGTTGTGCATCGGTTTGCGATGGTACAGGGCTTCGGTCCCGAGGAAGTGGAAGAGTACACCACGCTTTCCTTTTTTGTGAATGTGGATTTCGTCCAAATCGGTATTTGCACGATGATAACAGGAACGATAGCTGCCATTACGGACACGGCCATCTCCATTTCATCCTCGTTGCATGAAGTCCATCACCGCAACCCGCAGTTGGGTGAAAAGGAATTGTTCCGGTCAGGGATGACGATCGGCAAAGACATCATCGGAACGACGACGAACACGCTGTATTTTTCCTTCATCGGCGGCTACCTCGCGCTTTTCCTCTGGTTCAGGGACCTGTCCTATTCGTTTGGGGAGGCGCTGAACGCAAAAGTGCTTGTCTCGGAAGTGCTCTCCATGTTTGTCATCGGCATCGGAGTGACCGGAATCATCCCGCTCACTGCCTGGGTCACGGCGCGCATGCTGTTGAACAAATCGTCCGGAGTTTAA
- a CDS encoding DUF1846 domain-containing protein, protein MKKIGFDPQKYIEEQSKYILERVNNYDKLYLEFGGKLIGDKHAKRVLPGFDEDAKIKLLQKLKDQAEILICVYAGDIERNKIRGDYGITYDMDVFRLIDELREYGLAVNSVVITRYNGQPATKVFINKLEKRDIKVYTHGAIEGYPSNIEKIVSEEGFGQNTYIPTTKPIVVVTAPGPGSGKLATCLNQLYHERRQGRAAGYSKFETFPVWNVPLKHPLNIAYEAATVDLKDVNMMDNYHFETYNEVAVNYNRDLETFPVIKRIIERITGKESVYQSPTDMGVNRVGFGITDDEAIREASKQEIIRRSFDTECNYKKGLSDEETRDHMRLIMEELELKQEDRVPVKPAREYAKRLMKRAVDNEIPAVIAFELNDGRIITGRTSDLMDACSSAILNAIKALANISDDILLLSPVILEPIKKLKSDGLHKRIPTLTANEILIALSISAVTNPTAQLAYDKLSELKDVQAHSTVILNKDDDQILRNLGLDITCDPVYPSENLYYV, encoded by the coding sequence ATGAAAAAAATCGGCTTTGATCCACAGAAATACATTGAAGAACAATCGAAATACATCCTGGAACGGGTCAATAATTACGATAAATTGTATCTTGAGTTCGGAGGGAAATTGATCGGCGACAAGCATGCGAAACGCGTATTGCCTGGATTCGATGAAGATGCCAAAATCAAATTGCTGCAGAAATTGAAGGACCAAGCGGAGATCCTGATCTGCGTCTACGCAGGCGATATCGAACGCAACAAAATCCGCGGCGACTACGGAATCACCTATGATATGGACGTCTTCCGCCTGATCGATGAGCTGAGGGAATACGGCTTGGCTGTCAACAGCGTCGTTATCACGCGCTACAACGGACAGCCGGCCACCAAAGTGTTCATCAATAAACTCGAAAAACGCGACATCAAAGTTTATACCCATGGCGCCATCGAAGGCTATCCTTCCAATATCGAAAAGATCGTCAGCGAAGAAGGCTTCGGCCAGAACACCTATATTCCGACGACCAAGCCGATTGTCGTCGTTACCGCCCCGGGTCCCGGCAGCGGCAAGTTAGCGACCTGCCTGAACCAGCTGTACCACGAACGCCGTCAAGGGCGTGCGGCCGGTTACTCCAAGTTCGAGACTTTCCCGGTTTGGAATGTTCCTTTGAAGCATCCGCTGAACATCGCCTATGAAGCCGCAACAGTCGATCTGAAGGACGTCAACATGATGGACAACTATCATTTTGAGACCTACAACGAAGTGGCGGTCAACTATAACCGCGATCTGGAGACTTTCCCGGTCATCAAACGGATCATCGAACGCATCACCGGCAAAGAGTCCGTCTACCAGTCGCCGACAGACATGGGCGTGAATCGGGTCGGCTTCGGCATCACCGACGATGAAGCAATCCGGGAAGCATCGAAGCAGGAAATCATCCGCCGCAGCTTCGACACGGAATGCAACTACAAGAAAGGTCTGAGCGATGAAGAGACGCGCGATCATATGCGTCTGATCATGGAGGAGCTTGAATTGAAGCAAGAAGACCGGGTTCCCGTGAAGCCGGCCCGCGAGTACGCGAAGCGTCTGATGAAACGCGCGGTCGACAACGAGATTCCTGCGGTCATCGCATTCGAATTGAACGACGGACGGATCATCACCGGCAGAACTTCCGATTTGATGGATGCTTGTTCTTCCGCCATCTTGAACGCGATCAAGGCCTTGGCGAACATTTCCGATGACATTCTGTTGCTGTCTCCGGTCATTCTGGAACCGATCAAAAAGCTGAAGAGCGACGGCTTGCATAAGCGCATCCCGACCTTGACGGCGAACGAGATCCTGATCGCTTTGTCCATTTCAGCCGTCACCAATCCGACAGCCCAGTTGGCTTACGATAAACTTTCCGAGCTGAAGGATGTGCAGGCCCATTCGACTGTCATCCTGAACAAAGACGATGATCAGATCCTCCGGAATCTTGGCCTCGACATCACTTGCGACCCGGTTTACCCATCCGAAAACCTTTACTACGTATAG
- a CDS encoding aminodeoxychorismate/anthranilate synthase component II, which produces MILVIDNYDSFTYNLVQYLKQLDENVVVKRNDKITIDEIAALDPLMILISPGPKTPDEAGISLSVVRRFAGTIPILGICLGHQTIAGLFGAEIVKAKEPVHGKVHAIQHTGKGVFQGLKNPLNVTRYHSLIVEKGSLPEALEVTAWTEDGEIMGFLHREELIEGVQFHPEAILTEHGLDMLRNFYERAKKKREGGGF; this is translated from the coding sequence ATGATACTTGTAATAGATAATTATGATTCCTTCACCTATAACCTCGTCCAATACCTGAAGCAATTGGATGAAAATGTTGTGGTGAAACGGAACGATAAAATAACGATCGATGAAATAGCGGCACTGGATCCGCTGATGATCCTGATTTCCCCGGGCCCGAAAACGCCTGATGAAGCGGGCATCAGTCTGAGTGTCGTCAGACGCTTCGCAGGAACTATCCCGATTCTGGGGATTTGCTTGGGGCACCAGACGATCGCCGGGCTGTTCGGCGCGGAAATCGTGAAGGCGAAAGAGCCTGTCCATGGCAAGGTTCACGCCATCCAGCACACAGGGAAAGGCGTCTTTCAAGGTTTGAAAAACCCGCTGAACGTCACAAGGTACCATTCCCTGATCGTGGAAAAGGGGAGCCTCCCTGAAGCACTTGAGGTCACCGCCTGGACGGAGGATGGCGAAATCATGGGCTTTCTTCATCGCGAAGAGCTGATTGAGGGGGTCCAGTTCCATCCCGAGGCAATCCTGACGGAACATGGGTTGGATATGTTGCGCAATTTTTATGAGCGCGCCAAAAAAAAGCGGGAAGGGGGCGGTTTTTGA
- a CDS encoding ATP-binding protein, whose amino-acid sequence MEKCNQIERSLIKKYRKPLWRPFIKAIQEYELIGNGDKIAVCISGGKDSMLMAKLMQELQRHGPLRFELVFLAMNPGYSEQNQQQILANAALMDIPLTVFESSIFDVVENLESSPCYLCARMRRGSLYQKAQEIGCNKIALGHHFDDVIETILMNMFYGGTIETMMPKLHSRNFAGMELIRPLYHVKEADIIAWKDYHQLTFLQCACRFTEMYENQPSDLGGFKRKEVKALIGQLRETSPLIDANIFQSVQSVNLEKIISCRDGDGRHHFLEKYADGAECPQPDMVE is encoded by the coding sequence ATGGAAAAATGCAACCAGATCGAAAGAAGTCTCATCAAAAAATACCGGAAACCCTTATGGCGGCCGTTCATCAAAGCGATCCAGGAATATGAGCTGATCGGGAACGGCGACAAGATAGCCGTCTGCATCTCCGGCGGGAAGGATTCGATGCTGATGGCCAAACTGATGCAGGAGCTGCAACGGCATGGTCCGCTCCGGTTCGAGCTTGTCTTTCTGGCGATGAATCCGGGATACAGCGAACAGAACCAGCAACAGATTTTGGCCAATGCCGCATTGATGGACATCCCACTGACCGTTTTCGAGTCCTCCATATTTGATGTCGTGGAGAATTTGGAATCGTCACCTTGTTATCTTTGCGCGCGCATGCGCAGGGGCAGCCTGTACCAAAAAGCCCAGGAAATTGGCTGCAACAAGATCGCTTTGGGCCATCATTTCGATGACGTCATCGAGACGATCCTGATGAATATGTTCTACGGAGGGACCATCGAGACGATGATGCCGAAACTGCACAGTCGGAACTTCGCAGGCATGGAGCTGATCCGGCCGCTTTATCATGTGAAGGAAGCGGACATCATCGCCTGGAAGGACTATCATCAACTGACTTTCCTCCAGTGCGCCTGTCGGTTTACGGAAATGTACGAAAATCAACCGAGCGATTTGGGAGGTTTCAAGCGCAAAGAGGTGAAGGCGCTGATCGGGCAACTGCGCGAAACGAGTCCGCTCATTGATGCGAACATCTTCCAGAGTGTGCAGAGCGTGAACCTTGAAAAGATCATTTCTTGCCGGGATGGGGACGGAAGGCATCATTTTCTGGAAAAATACGCGGATGGGGCTGAATGCCCGCAGCCGGATATGGTAGAATGA
- a CDS encoding DUF3159 domain-containing protein — MKARIKEISEELKLVISGKTFDALLPPLLFAVVNGSYQLTVASILAITLALLLGIIRLARKQPLRYAVGGLVGVMFASGIAYFSNNAANYYLPKIVTSALLVLAALVSLILGKPMVALTSHLTRGWDLEWYWRKDVKPAYQEVTVLWLLFFLMRLALQIILYRRGDIVELAWTNTLLGLPFTIAGLILSYLYGIWRLRNLNGPSVEEHREGKMQPWEGQTRGF, encoded by the coding sequence TTGAAAGCCAGAATCAAGGAAATATCGGAAGAATTGAAATTGGTCATCTCGGGGAAGACGTTCGATGCTTTATTGCCGCCCTTGTTGTTTGCCGTCGTCAATGGCAGCTATCAGTTGACTGTCGCCAGTATTTTGGCGATTACTTTAGCTTTGCTTTTGGGAATCATCCGGTTGGCACGGAAGCAACCGTTGCGTTATGCCGTGGGTGGTTTGGTTGGGGTTATGTTTGCCTCCGGAATCGCGTATTTCTCGAATAATGCCGCCAATTATTATCTCCCCAAAATAGTGACCAGCGCGCTGCTCGTATTGGCGGCGCTCGTGAGCCTCATCCTGGGGAAACCGATGGTCGCATTGACGAGCCATTTGACGCGCGGGTGGGATTTGGAGTGGTATTGGCGCAAGGACGTGAAACCGGCCTATCAGGAAGTGACGGTCCTTTGGTTGCTGTTTTTTCTGATGCGCTTGGCTTTGCAGATCATTCTTTACCGGCGCGGCGATATTGTTGAGTTGGCTTGGACCAATACGCTCTTGGGGCTTCCGTTTACGATCGCAGGATTGATCCTCAGCTATCTCTACGGCATTTGGCGCCTCCGCAACCTCAATGGACCAAGCGTGGAGGAACACCGGGAAGGGAAGATGCAGCCGTGGGAAGGGCAGACACGTGGTTTTTAA
- a CDS encoding molybdopterin-dependent oxidoreductase, translating into MKKAGTVAMKGRYAIRIPQKYLFLLLSLLLFGCGTTKDNPTSETDLEELTKIEVTDYEGKDLSSVTDFRENSIKGPQYIDIDAYTLTIDGLVEQPVSLSYDEVLDNQKYTKVVTLHCVEGWSVDILWEGILLADLFEAVDVQETADTVIFHSEDGYSTALPLQTIMDRQLMLAYKMNGVVLPPERGFPFQLVAEDKLGYKWIKWITRIELSDDADYEGYWEQRGFDNEADVNP; encoded by the coding sequence ATGAAAAAAGCGGGTACAGTCGCAATGAAGGGCCGCTATGCCATTCGCATTCCCCAAAAATACCTGTTTCTGTTGCTGAGTCTCTTGCTTTTTGGTTGCGGAACCACCAAAGATAACCCTACAAGTGAAACTGATCTGGAAGAACTGACCAAAATCGAAGTGACCGATTACGAAGGAAAAGATCTGTCTTCTGTGACCGATTTTCGGGAAAACTCCATCAAAGGCCCCCAATATATAGACATAGATGCTTATACGCTGACGATCGATGGTTTGGTCGAGCAGCCTGTTTCCTTGTCCTACGACGAAGTGCTGGATAACCAGAAGTACACGAAAGTTGTGACGTTGCATTGCGTGGAAGGATGGAGCGTCGACATCCTTTGGGAAGGGATTCTGCTTGCGGATCTGTTCGAAGCAGTGGACGTTCAGGAAACCGCCGATACGGTCATTTTTCATTCAGAGGATGGCTACAGCACGGCCCTGCCGCTGCAGACGATCATGGACAGGCAACTGATGCTCGCCTACAAGATGAACGGTGTTGTCCTGCCGCCGGAAAGAGGCTTTCCGTTCCAGCTGGTAGCGGAGGATAAACTGGGATACAAATGGATCAAATGGATCACCCGCATCGAACTGTCCGACGACGCGGACTATGAAGGCTATTGGGAACAGCGGGGCTTTGACAATGAGGCGGATGTCAACCCGTGA
- a CDS encoding aminotransferase class IV has protein sequence MMQIFLNGVYLEEDAALISPLSPGFMYGYGVFETIRVSGKQALFLDQHFARMVQGLSVLGMVCPYHETELRPSIEKLLELNGVSEGFVKVVCSKPTPKKQHNQEADILILTGTKTYKAEYATGLKVCLADARRNEFSKIVGIKSMNYTENILEKEAAVQKGFDEAIFLNTHDHVSEGCVSNVFWVKDGIVYTPSLHCGILEGTARARVIKKCAEFMIPVQEGAYGLEELLSADELFLTNALMDIMPVSLLEEKNFDIGAYQVVPQLRGDGR, from the coding sequence ATGATGCAAATATTTTTGAATGGTGTTTATCTCGAGGAAGATGCAGCGCTGATCAGTCCGCTGTCCCCGGGCTTCATGTACGGATACGGGGTTTTTGAGACAATCCGCGTTTCCGGTAAACAAGCGCTGTTTCTGGACCAGCATTTCGCGCGCATGGTCCAGGGGCTGTCGGTTCTGGGGATGGTTTGCCCTTATCACGAAACCGAGCTCCGGCCGAGCATCGAAAAATTGCTGGAACTGAATGGCGTCTCTGAAGGCTTCGTAAAGGTCGTCTGCAGCAAGCCGACCCCAAAAAAACAGCATAATCAGGAAGCGGATATCCTGATCCTGACAGGTACGAAAACCTACAAAGCGGAATATGCGACAGGCTTGAAAGTATGTCTGGCCGATGCGAGAAGGAACGAATTCTCCAAAATTGTCGGCATCAAGAGTATGAACTACACGGAAAACATCCTGGAAAAAGAAGCGGCCGTTCAGAAAGGTTTTGATGAAGCAATCTTTTTGAACACGCATGACCATGTTTCTGAGGGGTGCGTTTCGAATGTTTTTTGGGTGAAGGACGGAATCGTATACACCCCTTCGCTGCACTGCGGCATCCTGGAAGGGACGGCTAGAGCGCGGGTAATCAAGAAATGCGCTGAATTTATGATTCCGGTCCAGGAAGGGGCGTATGGCCTCGAGGAGCTTTTGAGTGCGGATGAACTATTCCTCACCAATGCCCTGATGGACATCATGCCAGTGAGTCTTCTGGAGGAAAAGAACTTCGATATCGGGGCATATCAAGTGGTGCCGCAGCTCCGGGGAGACGGGCGCTAA
- a CDS encoding Lrp/AsnC family transcriptional regulator codes for MDKIDKQILNILQTNARASLKEIGEATFLSSPAISARIAQLERNGIITDYGAHVNLQTLGYNIKAFINLEVDPKQKPVFYPFVDSIPNVLECNCVTGEFSMLLKVAFPTTNELDTFIGELQQFGKTYTQIVFSTSVGPRGIHFEDQ; via the coding sequence ATGGATAAAATCGATAAGCAAATTTTGAACATTCTGCAGACAAATGCGCGGGCTTCCCTGAAGGAAATCGGTGAGGCCACCTTTCTGTCTTCGCCGGCGATTTCCGCAAGGATCGCCCAACTGGAGCGGAACGGCATCATCACGGATTACGGCGCACATGTGAACCTGCAGACGCTGGGCTACAACATCAAAGCGTTCATCAATCTGGAGGTCGATCCCAAGCAAAAGCCGGTGTTTTATCCTTTCGTGGACAGCATCCCGAATGTGCTGGAATGCAACTGCGTGACCGGTGAATTTTCGATGCTCCTGAAGGTCGCCTTTCCGACGACGAATGAATTGGATACCTTCATCGGAGAGCTGCAGCAGTTCGGCAAGACCTACACGCAGATCGTCTTCTCCACCTCGGTCGGTCCCAGGGGCATCCATTTTGAGGACCAATAA
- the pabB gene encoding aminodeoxychorismate synthase component I: protein MKKNVTDIVIKEIVTGLSSFELFSLFRDRKHCFFLDSGMDPQKLGRYSFIGFDPELTLTAKAGVDPFEELKSLLKDYQVDYTGELPFIGGAVGYFGYELRHQVERLPKEAHDDVRIPDSFFGIYDGAIVVDHLLGKVHLASPGLFGDPEKWVAEVEKVILAAEGKHFPPRASELASEARPKLTANMTKAYYLKAIARIKDYIQSGDIYQVNMTQRFQCRTEASPYEVYTRLRDINPAPFAAYIDFGMGQLLSSSPERFLQIRNGKVQTRPIKGTRPRGATEQEDSANRQELLESEKDRAELLMIVDLMRNDLGRVCKTGSVKVTEMYHIEDYSTVFQLVSTVEGELEEGIHALDCIKAAFPGGSITGAPKIRAMEIIDEIEPTQRNVYTGSIGYVGFNGDADLNIVIRTILQKGDTAYFQVGGGIVWDSDAEMEYEETLVKAKALIEALQAELPEGE from the coding sequence ATGAAAAAAAACGTGACTGATATCGTGATCAAGGAAATCGTCACCGGCCTTTCGAGTTTCGAACTTTTTTCTTTGTTCCGCGACCGCAAGCATTGTTTTTTCCTGGACAGCGGGATGGATCCGCAAAAGCTGGGGCGCTATTCCTTCATCGGATTCGATCCCGAACTGACGTTGACTGCCAAAGCGGGCGTAGATCCATTCGAAGAACTGAAATCATTGCTGAAAGATTATCAAGTGGACTATACAGGGGAGCTCCCTTTCATCGGCGGGGCTGTCGGCTATTTCGGCTATGAGCTGCGCCATCAGGTGGAACGGTTGCCGAAGGAAGCGCACGATGATGTCCGGATTCCGGACAGCTTCTTCGGCATCTACGACGGGGCAATCGTGGTGGACCATCTTTTGGGCAAGGTCCATCTTGCTTCGCCGGGTCTTTTCGGCGATCCGGAAAAGTGGGTGGCCGAGGTAGAAAAGGTCATCTTGGCCGCGGAAGGGAAGCATTTCCCGCCCCGGGCCTCGGAACTGGCTAGCGAAGCCAGACCGAAGCTCACCGCGAACATGACAAAGGCTTACTATTTAAAGGCGATTGCGCGCATCAAGGACTACATCCAGTCCGGTGACATCTATCAGGTCAACATGACCCAACGCTTCCAGTGCCGGACGGAAGCATCGCCTTACGAGGTTTACACGCGCTTGCGCGACATCAACCCTGCTCCCTTTGCCGCGTACATTGATTTCGGCATGGGCCAGCTGTTGAGCAGTTCGCCGGAGCGGTTCCTGCAGATCCGCAACGGCAAGGTGCAGACACGGCCGATCAAAGGCACCCGGCCACGGGGCGCTACCGAACAGGAGGACAGCGCCAACCGTCAGGAGCTGCTGGAAAGCGAGAAGGACCGGGCTGAATTGCTGATGATTGTCGATTTGATGCGCAATGATTTGGGCCGGGTCTGCAAAACAGGCAGCGTCAAGGTTACGGAAATGTACCATATCGAAGACTACAGCACTGTTTTTCAGCTCGTTTCGACAGTTGAAGGGGAGCTGGAGGAAGGCATCCATGCGCTCGACTGCATCAAAGCCGCCTTCCCGGGCGGATCGATAACGGGTGCGCCGAAAATCAGGGCGATGGAGATCATCGATGAAATCGAACCGACCCAACGCAACGTCTATACCGGATCGATCGGCTATGTCGGCTTCAACGGAGATGCGGATCTGAACATCGTCATCCGGACGATCCTGCAGAAGGGAGACACCGCTTATTTTCAGGTCGGCGGCGGCATCGTCTGGGATTCGGATGCGGAAATGGAATACGAAGAGACGCTTGTGAAGGCGAAGGCACTCATCGAAGCCTTGCAGGCGGAATTGCCGGAAGGGGAATGA
- a CDS encoding NUDIX hydrolase, translating into MRIRQMLADYSPFNEQEVKDRELMLRYLDQFDDLYRRENEFAHFTASSWVVNRERTKVLMVYHNIYRSWSWIGGHMDGETDFLATAIRETKEETGIEQVQPVSQELFSLEILSVDGHVKNGKRVGTHVHLNLTYLLEADETQETSIKPDENSGVAWMGLEEALSKCSEPYMKGIYAKLIDKLNRIQ; encoded by the coding sequence ATGAGAATCAGACAAATGCTTGCGGACTATTCCCCCTTTAATGAGCAGGAAGTAAAGGACCGGGAGCTGATGCTTCGCTATCTGGATCAGTTCGATGATCTGTACAGGCGCGAGAATGAGTTCGCCCACTTCACCGCTTCAAGTTGGGTCGTCAATCGCGAGCGGACCAAGGTGCTGATGGTCTACCATAACATCTACCGTTCCTGGTCCTGGATTGGTGGCCACATGGATGGCGAAACCGACTTTTTGGCGACAGCCATCCGGGAAACGAAGGAAGAGACCGGTATCGAGCAGGTGCAGCCTGTATCGCAGGAACTCTTTTCGCTCGAAATATTGAGCGTAGACGGTCATGTCAAAAACGGCAAACGGGTAGGGACGCATGTGCATCTGAACCTGACCTACCTGCTGGAAGCGGACGAGACGCAAGAGACGAGCATCAAACCGGACGAGAACAGCGGGGTCGCCTGGATGGGGTTGGAAGAGGCGCTCAGCAAGTGCAGCGAGCCTTACATGAAGGGCATTTACGCCAAGCTTATTGATAAATTGAACAGAATACAGTAG
- a CDS encoding VOC family protein produces the protein MNKIVPHFWFDTQAKEAAEFYTSLFDNSKITSVSQIHNPPPAGTADIVSMTLAGQDFMAISAGPYFRLNPSISIRIDCASMKEIDFLWEKLSDGGTVLMPLDVYPFSKRYGWTEDRYGLSWQVMHVGEREIEQKLTPTLMFTKKQCGKAEEAILFYESVFSDTEIDGMDYYGVGEEPDAPGTVRFASFKLEDQSFAAMDSAQAHDFEFNEAFSFIVNCENQEEIDYYWEALSYVPESENCGWLKDKFGVSWQIVPTDMNEMMQTEDPEKLARVTEATLKMKKLDLAELRRVYEG, from the coding sequence ATGAATAAAATTGTTCCGCATTTTTGGTTTGATACGCAGGCTAAAGAAGCAGCCGAATTCTACACCTCACTGTTCGATAATTCCAAAATCACAAGCGTCAGCCAAATCCACAATCCACCACCAGCAGGAACGGCCGATATTGTCTCGATGACGTTGGCCGGTCAGGATTTCATGGCGATCTCGGCAGGTCCGTATTTTCGCCTCAATCCATCCATTTCCATCCGGATCGATTGCGCGTCAATGAAAGAAATCGATTTCCTTTGGGAAAAACTTTCGGATGGCGGCACGGTGCTCATGCCGTTGGACGTTTATCCCTTCAGCAAAAGATATGGTTGGACAGAAGACCGCTACGGCCTGTCCTGGCAAGTCATGCATGTCGGCGAACGGGAGATAGAGCAGAAATTGACGCCGACGCTGATGTTCACAAAAAAACAATGCGGCAAAGCAGAGGAAGCGATCCTTTTCTATGAGTCGGTATTTTCGGATACCGAAATCGACGGAATGGATTACTACGGAGTTGGGGAGGAGCCGGATGCGCCCGGGACGGTAAGGTTCGCATCGTTCAAGTTGGAAGACCAATCGTTCGCAGCCATGGACAGCGCTCAGGCGCATGATTTTGAATTCAATGAAGCCTTCTCTTTCATTGTCAATTGCGAAAATCAGGAAGAAATCGATTACTATTGGGAAGCCCTATCTTATGTCCCGGAATCGGAAAATTGCGGATGGCTGAAGGATAAATTCGGGGTATCTTGGCAGATTGTTCCAACGGACATGAACGAGATGATGCAGACAGAGGATCCTGAAAAATTGGCACGCGTCACAGAGGCGACCCTGAAAATGAAAAAATTAGACCTTGCAGAACTGAGAAGAGTTTACGAAGGATAG
- a CDS encoding aspartate ammonia-lyase yields the protein MNMRIEADSIGTLAVPTEAYYGVQSSRAKENFSITGTKLHPELISNLARIKKAAAVVNAQSGNLAVGKKDAIVQACNEIVAGHFHEAFIVDAIQGGAGTSANMNANEVIANRAIEILGGRKGDYRIVHPNDDVNLCQSTNDVFPTAGKMTVLKLLPELIAELEKLESALGDKAEAFAGVIKMGRTQMQDAVPTTLGRTFRAYQSFVKRDIRHLMSAAEEMKSLNLGGTAIGNAINATPEYLENITALVSEEAGMTFIQAEDLFDATQNVDGFVRVSAAIKTAAVNLSKMSNDLRLLSSGPRAGIGEINLPAKQNGSSIMPGKVNPVIPEVVSQVAFRVIGNDLTITMAAESGQLELNAFEPIIFHSLFESIDCLAHAVATLTVNCITGIQANEMVCYKQVEESAGIATALCPTIGYQKASAIAKESLKTGKTVRELVLEKGLLTIAETDSILDLKRMAGITAAVLLRDKAI from the coding sequence ATGAACATGAGAATTGAAGCAGACTCGATCGGAACGTTAGCAGTACCCACAGAAGCGTATTATGGTGTGCAGTCGTCGCGTGCAAAGGAAAATTTCTCCATCACGGGCACGAAATTGCATCCGGAATTGATCAGCAATCTGGCACGGATCAAGAAAGCCGCAGCTGTTGTGAATGCTCAGTCTGGGAACCTGGCAGTCGGAAAAAAGGATGCGATCGTCCAAGCCTGCAACGAAATTGTGGCGGGACATTTTCATGAAGCCTTCATCGTGGATGCCATCCAAGGCGGTGCCGGGACTTCGGCCAATATGAACGCCAATGAAGTCATCGCCAATCGCGCCATCGAAATATTGGGCGGGAGAAAGGGCGACTACCGCATCGTTCATCCGAATGACGATGTGAATCTCTGCCAGTCCACCAACGATGTCTTCCCGACAGCGGGGAAAATGACCGTACTGAAGCTTTTGCCTGAGCTGATTGCCGAACTGGAAAAGTTGGAGAGCGCGTTGGGTGATAAGGCCGAAGCATTCGCCGGGGTCATCAAGATGGGGCGTACGCAAATGCAGGATGCGGTCCCGACAACGTTGGGTAGGACGTTCCGGGCTTATCAATCCTTCGTCAAGAGGGATATCCGCCACCTCATGAGTGCCGCGGAAGAGATGAAGAGCCTTAATCTCGGCGGGACCGCAATCGGCAATGCCATCAATGCGACGCCGGAATACTTGGAGAACATCACCGCTCTTGTGAGCGAGGAAGCGGGAATGACTTTCATACAGGCGGAGGATCTTTTCGATGCGACCCAGAACGTGGATGGCTTCGTCAGGGTGTCGGCGGCAATCAAGACGGCAGCCGTAAACTTGTCGAAGATGAGCAATGATCTGCGCTTGTTGTCGAGCGGACCGAGGGCTGGCATCGGTGAAATCAATTTGCCTGCCAAGCAAAATGGCTCTTCGATCATGCCGGGAAAAGTGAATCCGGTGATACCCGAAGTCGTTTCACAGGTCGCTTTCCGCGTAATCGGAAACGATCTGACCATCACGATGGCAGCCGAATCCGGCCAGTTGGAACTGAACGCCTTCGAGCCGATCATTTTCCATTCGTTGTTTGAATCGATCGATTGCTTGGCGCATGCGGTTGCCACTCTGACCGTCAACTGCATCACAGGAATCCAAGCCAATGAGATGGTCTGCTACAAACAGGTGGAAGAGAGCGCCGGCATCGCGACTGCCCTCTGCCCGACAATCGGCTACCAAAAAGCCAGTGCAATCGCCAAAGAATCACTGAAGACAGGAAAAACCGTCAGGGAATTGGTGCTTGAAAAAGGCTTATTGACGATTGCGGAAACGGACAGCATCCTCGATCTGAAACGCATGGCCGGCATCACGGCTGCGGTGTTGCTGAGGGATAAAGCCATCTGA